In Falsibacillus albus, a single window of DNA contains:
- the pstB gene encoding phosphate ABC transporter ATP-binding protein PstB, which yields MSTITAKKQVFDINDLNLWYGNSHALKNINFSVAENEVTAIIGPSGCGKSTFIKTLNLMIQTIPSVKMSGEIMYDGKNILSSRLDLVNLRKNVGMVFQKGNPFPQSIYDNVTYGPKIHGTKKKKVLDEIVEKSLRDVALWDEVKDRLNAPALGLSGGQQQRLCIARALATKPDVILMDEPTSALDPISTMKIEELVLELKKEYTIVMVTHNMQQASRVSDKTAFFLMGELVEFDETEKIFSNPNDQRTEDYVSGRFG from the coding sequence ATGTCAACTATCACGGCAAAAAAACAAGTATTCGACATTAATGATTTGAATCTTTGGTATGGAAATAGCCATGCTCTGAAAAATATCAATTTTTCAGTTGCGGAGAATGAAGTCACTGCGATCATCGGACCATCTGGGTGTGGGAAATCAACTTTCATCAAGACTTTGAATTTAATGATCCAAACGATTCCAAGTGTGAAAATGTCCGGGGAAATCATGTATGATGGAAAGAACATTCTTTCATCAAGGCTTGATTTAGTAAATCTCCGCAAGAATGTCGGGATGGTATTCCAAAAAGGGAACCCTTTCCCACAGTCTATCTATGACAATGTAACGTACGGGCCGAAAATCCACGGAACTAAAAAGAAAAAGGTATTGGATGAAATTGTTGAGAAAAGTTTGCGCGACGTTGCATTATGGGATGAAGTAAAGGATAGATTAAATGCCCCTGCACTAGGATTATCAGGCGGCCAGCAGCAGCGTCTTTGCATCGCCAGGGCACTGGCAACGAAGCCTGATGTCATACTGATGGATGAGCCGACATCGGCACTTGATCCAATTTCAACGATGAAAATTGAAGAATTGGTCCTGGAATTGAAAAAGGAATACACAATTGTCATGGTTACCCACAATATGCAGCAGGCTTCAAGGGTGTCTGACAAAACGGCATTTTTCTTGATGGGTGAATTGGTTGAATTCGATGAAACCGAAAAAATATTTTCTAACCCTAACGATCAACGCACGGAGGATTATGTATCCGGAAGGTTCGGTTAA
- the phoU gene encoding phosphate signaling complex protein PhoU encodes MNVRTNFDLNLKQLKEQLLQMADTARDALKESIKALKTQDIEKANEIIANDNTIDRLEDEINSKALALIAKESPVATDLRKIIVAIKVSSEIERIGDMAVNIAKSTLHIGDEKHIKNIVDIPKMADMAMDMLSSSLTAFYSEDVTLAKECADQDDEVDKMYGELIQELMGYIPNHPSAINQITQLAFVSRYIERVADHATNISEHVIFLVTGKKYDLNA; translated from the coding sequence ATGAATGTACGAACAAACTTTGATCTGAACTTAAAGCAATTAAAAGAACAGTTGCTTCAAATGGCAGATACAGCACGAGATGCATTGAAAGAATCCATTAAAGCCTTGAAAACGCAGGATATCGAGAAGGCAAACGAGATCATTGCAAACGATAATACAATTGATCGCTTGGAGGATGAAATTAACAGCAAGGCATTGGCGCTAATTGCAAAGGAATCTCCTGTTGCAACAGATTTGAGGAAAATCATCGTGGCCATCAAGGTATCCTCAGAAATAGAGCGAATCGGTGATATGGCAGTAAATATTGCTAAATCTACGCTTCATATTGGTGATGAGAAGCATATTAAAAACATCGTGGACATCCCGAAAATGGCGGATATGGCAATGGATATGCTTTCTTCTTCATTAACTGCATTCTATTCGGAAGACGTTACATTGGCAAAAGAGTGCGCAGATCAGGATGATGAAGTGGATAAAATGTATGGCGAGCTGATCCAGGAATTAATGGGATACATCCCCAATCATCCTTCAGCCATCAATCAGATCACACAGCTTGCATTTGTGTCCCGCTATATTGAACGTGTAGCGGACCATGCCACAAATATTTCCGAGCACGTCATTTTCCTTGTGACCGGGAAGAAGTATGACCTTAATGCTTAA
- a CDS encoding methyl-accepting chemotaxis protein, producing the protein MNIITSIRGQLNGNIPKWKNLKMNKFWKNQISIKGKILSVFIFIALCFIITIAMAFIFFQEAYQDMNTLKKHNDYSVAVIQIGRAMNDKDIRIADYITFLKEEDLTDYRKLRNKVHQQMKDIKNTSQNAKQSKILTKIQSNNEKMDQLFVQEVAPAVVRLDEEGYTKARGQISTLRNQNNLYLEQLLALISQDQKQLLAASQHHKNEFMLLLVIITVLACAFSGLAVWIVSNSIRKRLQKVVKVTEEVAKGNLEVTITDTEGKEEIQSLNHSVAIMVKELKELVKGIQSVSEKVYSQSGHIRTYTMNLKGSSEQISNSMVELASGAETQSNETNEMLAKYDSFNEQITVVKKNSHSLDSTSKEALEITRIGHTSMKETVNQINKVHSMMKNAHSDIMHMKENVLEITSFIEIISSIASQTNLLALNAAIEAARAGEAGKGFAVVAEEVRKLSAQVENSLKSMNNFVENIRHVSEKVHISIENGYNELDKGAEYVQASGEKFEKIKTEIEGMANHIEEISNSIEHLSSHSEHLSHSFHSIAEISGHFNEGSLRSSASVQEQNGLVEQLFAESDYMLKNADELAVLVKNFK; encoded by the coding sequence GTGAATATAATCACATCAATTCGCGGACAGCTCAATGGAAATATTCCAAAGTGGAAAAATTTAAAAATGAATAAGTTCTGGAAAAATCAAATATCAATTAAGGGAAAAATTTTATCTGTATTCATATTTATTGCGTTGTGCTTCATTATCACAATCGCCATGGCTTTTATTTTCTTCCAAGAAGCTTATCAAGATATGAATACACTTAAAAAGCATAATGATTATTCCGTTGCTGTCATCCAAATAGGAAGGGCGATGAATGACAAGGATATTCGGATAGCAGATTATATCACCTTCTTAAAAGAGGAGGATTTGACGGATTACAGGAAACTAAGGAATAAGGTCCATCAGCAAATGAAGGATATCAAAAATACTAGTCAAAATGCAAAACAGTCGAAAATTTTAACTAAGATACAAAGCAATAATGAAAAGATGGATCAATTATTTGTGCAGGAAGTGGCGCCAGCGGTTGTCCGTCTCGATGAAGAGGGCTATACGAAAGCCCGAGGTCAAATATCAACTTTGCGAAATCAAAATAATTTGTATCTCGAACAACTTTTGGCTTTGATCAGCCAAGATCAAAAACAATTGCTGGCTGCATCACAGCATCACAAAAATGAATTTATGCTTTTGTTGGTCATCATTACGGTTTTGGCCTGTGCCTTTAGTGGATTAGCTGTATGGATCGTCTCCAACTCCATCCGGAAGCGTCTGCAAAAAGTAGTGAAAGTAACAGAGGAAGTTGCGAAAGGGAACCTTGAAGTAACCATTACCGATACAGAAGGAAAGGAAGAAATTCAAAGTTTGAATCATTCTGTGGCCATCATGGTTAAAGAGCTGAAAGAACTCGTTAAAGGCATTCAAAGTGTCTCAGAAAAAGTTTATAGTCAAAGCGGGCACATCCGTACATACACCATGAATCTAAAAGGTTCAAGTGAGCAAATCTCCAATTCTATGGTAGAACTGGCTTCCGGTGCTGAAACTCAGTCCAATGAAACTAATGAAATGCTGGCGAAGTATGATTCCTTTAACGAACAAATTACAGTCGTAAAGAAAAACAGCCATTCCTTGGATTCAACTTCTAAAGAAGCGCTTGAGATTACCCGGATCGGCCATACTTCTATGAAGGAAACGGTCAATCAGATCAATAAAGTGCATAGTATGATGAAAAATGCTCATTCAGATATCATGCATATGAAAGAAAATGTCCTTGAAATTACAAGTTTTATTGAAATCATTTCCTCCATAGCTTCACAAACGAATTTACTTGCTTTGAATGCTGCGATTGAGGCTGCCAGGGCTGGAGAAGCCGGAAAGGGATTTGCCGTTGTGGCTGAAGAAGTCAGGAAACTTTCTGCCCAGGTTGAAAACTCACTCAAAAGTATGAATAATTTTGTAGAAAATATCCGTCATGTTTCAGAAAAGGTTCATATATCCATCGAAAACGGCTACAATGAACTGGATAAAGGAGCTGAGTATGTCCAAGCTTCCGGTGAAAAATTTGAAAAAATCAAAACAGAAATTGAAGGAATGGCCAACCACATTGAAGAAATTTCAAATAGTATTGAACATTTGTCCAGCCATAGTGAACATTTAAGTCATTCATTCCACTCCATTGCTGAAATCAGCGGCCATTTCAATGAAGGGTCCCTCCGGTCCAGTGCTTCCGTACAGGAGCAGAATGGACTCGTTGAACAATTATTTGCAGAATCAGATTATATGTTGAAAAACGCTGACGAACTTGCCGTACTGGTGAAAAATTTCAAATGA